One genomic window of Armatimonadota bacterium includes the following:
- a CDS encoding (2Fe-2S)-binding protein: protein MTEQDDPSCAALPVRQCLCYPHTFAALHALALARGWREVSEITAAVGCGGGCGLCRPYLARMLQTGETAFAVMPTDG from the coding sequence GTGACCGAGCAGGACGATCCTTCGTGCGCGGCACTGCCGGTACGGCAGTGCCTCTGCTACCCGCACACCTTTGCCGCCCTACATGCCCTGGCGCTGGCGCGCGGCTGGCGGGAGGTATCGGAGATTACCGCCGCGGTTGGGTGCGGTGGCGGCTGCGGTCTGTGTCGCCCCTACCTGGCGCGTATGCTCCAGACCGGTGAGACCGCCTTTGCAGTCATGCCCACTGATGGCTGA